From the genome of Clavibacter nebraskensis NCPPB 2581:
GTCACGACTCCACCGTCACGGCGGCGCGCTCGGCCTGGGCGCGGCTCGCGGCCGAGGCGGCGAGGGCATCGCCCCGCTTCACCTTGGGCTCGCTCTCGCGGAGGTGCGCATACAGCGGGGCCGCGATGAAGATCGTCGAGTAGGTGCCGACGATGATGCCGATGAACAGCGACAGCGCGATGTCCCGCAGCGTCCCGGCGCCGAGGACGACGGCGCCGATGAAGAGGATCGAGCCGACCGGGAGGATGGCGACGATCGAGGTGTTGATCGAGCGGACCAGGGTCTGGTTCACCGCGAGGTTCACCGACTGCCCGAAGGTGCGCCTCGACTCCTGCCCGTCCTCCGCGGTGTTCTCGCGGATCTTGTCGAACACCACGACGGTGTCGTAGAGGGAGTACCCGAGGATCGTGAGGAACCCGATGACGGCTGCCGGCGTGACCTCGAAGCCCGTGATCCCGTAGATGCCCGCGGTGAGGACGAGGTCGTGCAGGAGGGCGACGATCGCGGCCACGGACATCTTCCACGTGCGGAAGTAGACCGACATGACGACCGCGGCCAGCGCGAGGAAGACCACGAGGCCCCAGAGCGCCTGGCGCGTGATGTCCTGACCCCACGACGGCCCGATGAAGGACTCGGTGACGCTGGACGTCTCGACGCCGTACGCCGTCGCGAGCGCCTGGCGGACCGCGTTGCTGTCCGCGGGCTGGAGCTGGTCGGTCTGGACGCGGACGGCGTCCGACCCGACGGACGAGACGCGCGCCGGAACGGGCGTCACGGTCGCGACCGCCTCGCTCGCGATGTCCTGCGACTGCGACTGCACGCCGCTCACCGTGTACTCGGATCCGCCCGTGAACTCGATCCCGAACGTGAAGCCGCCGCGCAGCAGCGGACCGAGGATGGAGACGAGGATGCAGATCGCCGCGATCGAGTACCAGAGGCGGCGGCGGCCGACGATGTCGAACGAGCGCTTGCCCGTGTAGAGGTCGTTGCCGAACTCGGAGAAGCCAGCCATCAGTCGTCCCTGCTCGTGTCGTCGGCCCGCGGTGCGTCGATCGTCGCGGTCTTCGTGGATCCGGGCGCCTGGCCCTGGGCGGCCTTGCGCTCGGCGATGGTCTGCCGGCGCGCCGCCTCCTTGGCCGCGGCGGCGTTGCGCCCCGCGGTGGCGGTGGGGGTGCGGAAGGTCGCGCGGCCGCGGTACACGGCACCGAGCGCGCGCGGGTCGAGCCCGCTCATGCGGTGGCCCTCGGCGAAGAAGGGCCGGTTCGCGAGCAGCTGGAGGATCGGGTGCGTGAACAGCGACACGACGATGAGGTCGATGATCGTCGTGAGCCCGAGCGTGAGCGCGAAGCCCTTGACATTGCCCACCGCGAGGATGAAGAGCACCGCGGCCGCCAGGAAGTTGACCGTGTCGGACGCGATGATCGTGCGGAGTGCGCGCTTCCAGCCCTGCTCGACCGAGGAGACGAGACCGCGGCCGTCGCGCAGCTCGTCCTTGATGCGTTCGAAGTACACGATGAACGAGTCGGCCGTGATGCCGATGGCCACGATGAGCCCCGCCACCCCGGCGAGCGACAGCCGGTACCCCTCCCGCCAGCTGAGCAGCGTGATGAGGAGGTAGGTGATGACGGCGGCGATCACGAGCGACGCGATGGTCACCGTGCCGAGCACCCGGTACTGCACGAGCGAGTAGAGCACCACGAGCACGAGGCCGATGAGCCCGGCGATCAGGCCGCTGGTGAGCTGCGAGGACCCGAGGGTCGCCGAGATGACGTCCGAGCTCTGCAGCGTGAAGCTGAGCGGCAGCGCGCCGAACTTGAGCTGATCGGCCAGCGCCTTCGCGCTCTCCTGCGTGAAGTTGCCGGTGATGGAGGGCTTGCCGTTCGTGACGACGCCCTGCGTGACGGGCGCGGAGATGACCTCGTTGTCGAGGACGAACGCGAACTGGTTGCGCGGCGACTCGAGCGTGATGAGGCGGGTCGACATGTCGCCGAACTGCTTCGTGCCGTCGCCGTCGAAGACGAGGTTGACGGACCAGGTGCCGGTGCTGACGCCCTGGCTCGACTGCTGGAGGCCGCTCGTGGCGTCGGAGATGGTGCTGCCGTCGACCTCGACCGGGCCGAGCACGTACTTCGCGGAGCCGTCGTCGGAGCAGGCGATGATCGCGCGGTCGGCGGGGGCCGCCTGGC
Proteins encoded in this window:
- the secF gene encoding protein translocase subunit SecF, yielding MAGFSEFGNDLYTGKRSFDIVGRRRLWYSIAAICILVSILGPLLRGGFTFGIEFTGGSEYTVSGVQSQSQDIASEAVATVTPVPARVSSVGSDAVRVQTDQLQPADSNAVRQALATAYGVETSSVTESFIGPSWGQDITRQALWGLVVFLALAAVVMSVYFRTWKMSVAAIVALLHDLVLTAGIYGITGFEVTPAAVIGFLTILGYSLYDTVVVFDKIRENTAEDGQESRRTFGQSVNLAVNQTLVRSINTSIVAILPVGSILFIGAVVLGAGTLRDIALSLFIGIIVGTYSTIFIAAPLYAHLRESEPKVKRGDALAASAASRAQAERAAVTVES
- the secD gene encoding protein translocase subunit SecD translates to MAKSPTPVRKARRKLIWLLVIIGLLAGGNAASVAFSNGSWSPKLALDLEGGTQIILAPQLDGASSGPTSEQLAQAVSIIRQRVDASGVSEAEITTQGGSNIVVSLPGEPDAATMQRLQSSAKLELRPVLIAAAGTASSAATPTPTPTDGSAPADGSTPAAETPAAEATPDPSTLSDEPTAEPTGPSDVSWVTPRLQAEFAAYDCATAPESDGQAAPADRAIIACSDDGSAKYVLGPVEVDGSTISDATSGLQQSSQGVSTGTWSVNLVFDGDGTKQFGDMSTRLITLESPRNQFAFVLDNEVISAPVTQGVVTNGKPSITGNFTQESAKALADQLKFGALPLSFTLQSSDVISATLGSSQLTSGLIAGLIGLVLVVLYSLVQYRVLGTVTIASLVIAAVITYLLITLLSWREGYRLSLAGVAGLIVAIGITADSFIVYFERIKDELRDGRGLVSSVEQGWKRALRTIIASDTVNFLAAAVLFILAVGNVKGFALTLGLTTIIDLIVVSLFTHPILQLLANRPFFAEGHRMSGLDPRALGAVYRGRATFRTPTATAGRNAAAAKEAARRQTIAERKAAQGQAPGSTKTATIDAPRADDTSRDD